GAGCGCGCCCATGCCCAAGCCGCACAGACCCTCCGTGAGAAACTGGATGACGGTGAGCACCAGCGCATCGGCAAAGCGGGAGAACTTCGAAACGAGCACGATATGGACGGCGAACATCAGCGCACCCACGAGCGTCATGAGCTCGCCAAAGCCGATGTGCAGACCCTCGCCGCTGCTGCTGACCGACACGAGCCAGATGCCCGCCACTGCCAACAACGCCGCGCCCACGTTGAAGACGCTCGGCCTGCGTCGCGCGACGATCCACCAGATGAACGGCACGATGACGCAGTACGTCGCCGTGAGAAACGCGTTGATGCCCGGCGTCGTATGCTGCAGCCCCACCGTCTGCGTCAGGAACGCCGAGAAGTCGAAGACGCCGAGCAGCACACCCGCCCCCAGCGTCCGCAAGCAAAACTCGGTTGCCACGCGACGACGCAGGATGGCAAGCAGGATCAGACCCGCCAGCGTAAAGCGGATGCCGAGTAGCCACGCCGGCTCCAGCACGCCCACGACGTCCTTCATGACGACAAAGCTGCCGCCCCAGATCATCGTGGCGATGACGACAAGCACCTTGTACGTCCAGGTGGGCAGCGTGTCGAGCGAGCGGGCAGATCCTGTCACGGCAGCGTCCTCTTCTTGGGATGGGATTGGCCGCACATCGACGTGCGGCAGCCGTCGCATCATACCATCCCACACGCAAGAAACCGGGGAGTCGCGAGGGCGCCACCCCCGAGCCTCCTGCTACAAAATGGCGCCTCGTGAAATGCGCTGCTACAAATGCGGCGATAGGGGATGCGGCAGATTTCTTGGACCAATCCTACACCGGCAGGCCCAGCCTCGCCCTCCTGCCGTCGATCGTCTCGTAGCGGGTCCGGGTGCGC
This genomic interval from Coriobacteriia bacterium contains the following:
- a CDS encoding DMT family transporter; its protein translation is MTGSARSLDTLPTWTYKVLVVIATMIWGGSFVVMKDVVGVLEPAWLLGIRFTLAGLILLAILRRRVATEFCLRTLGAGVLLGVFDFSAFLTQTVGLQHTTPGINAFLTATYCVIVPFIWWIVARRRPSVFNVGAALLAVAGIWLVSVSSSGEGLHIGFGELMTLVGALMFAVHIVLVSKFSRFADALVLTVIQFLTEGLCGLGMGALTETAPTLSVFSPAVVAQMAFLILFASIFAFGAQNLALAHVPPTQTSLLLSLESVFGVIFSVLLYGEQVTPRLLLGFVLIFAAITVSETFPLKKKQPPTSDAGLPAGD